A region from the Nostoc sp. HK-01 genome encodes:
- a CDS encoding secretion protein HlyD has translation MNTYIEVPVIGKVYHPFRWLIGLIATGAVVVGVTTTANIVNRSAGEQDITQLTVPVEAKNVTLKITASGKVVPIQSVNISPKNPGVLAELYVEQGDRVEQNQIIARMDVGDLQAQILQYRANLAQSQAQLDEALAGTRPQEITQAKARLSQAQAQLAQARAGNRPQEIAQTQAQVDAAQARVNYTAEQVKRYQYLYQQGAEKKQLLDQAVSEDKSAKANLEEARRRLSLMQSGSRSEEIEMKEAAVTEARAALVLLQDGTRKEEIAQRQAAVKAAQAQLAAADVKIQETVIRAPFAGIITQKYANIGAFVTPTTSASSDASATSSSIVAVAKGLEVLAKIPEADIGRVKPGQEVEIVADAYPDQVFKGRVRLIAPEAVLEQGVTSFQVRVALDTGTDKLRSGLNLDLTFLGDRVSNTLVLPTVAIVTEKGKTGVLVPDAKNQPQFREVTTGAQIQDQTQVLSGVEVGDRVFVDLPKDYKIKKAQEEQNQ, from the coding sequence ATGAACACCTACATAGAAGTTCCCGTTATTGGCAAAGTTTATCACCCATTCCGCTGGCTGATTGGGTTGATAGCCACGGGTGCTGTTGTGGTTGGTGTTACTACTACCGCCAACATAGTTAATCGATCAGCTGGTGAACAGGATATTACACAACTAACTGTGCCAGTAGAAGCTAAAAATGTGACTTTGAAAATTACTGCCAGTGGTAAGGTTGTACCTATACAAAGTGTGAATATCAGTCCGAAAAATCCTGGGGTGCTGGCAGAATTATATGTAGAACAAGGCGATCGCGTAGAGCAAAATCAAATTATCGCCAGGATGGATGTAGGGGATTTACAAGCGCAAATTCTTCAGTATCGCGCTAATTTAGCCCAGTCCCAAGCCCAGTTAGATGAAGCCTTAGCAGGGACTCGTCCCCAAGAAATTACTCAAGCAAAGGCGCGGTTGTCTCAAGCCCAAGCGCAGTTAGCCCAAGCCCGTGCAGGTAATCGTCCCCAAGAAATTGCTCAAACTCAAGCCCAAGTAGATGCAGCCCAAGCAAGGGTAAATTACACCGCAGAACAAGTTAAACGTTATCAATATCTTTATCAACAAGGTGCGGAGAAAAAGCAATTATTAGATCAAGCAGTCAGTGAAGATAAATCTGCTAAAGCGAATTTAGAAGAAGCTCGTCGTCGGTTGTCTTTAATGCAAAGTGGCTCACGCAGCGAAGAAATCGAGATGAAAGAAGCCGCTGTCACTGAAGCTAGAGCCGCCTTAGTTTTATTACAAGATGGCACACGTAAAGAAGAAATTGCTCAACGTCAAGCCGCAGTCAAAGCAGCGCAAGCTCAGTTAGCCGCAGCTGATGTCAAAATACAGGAGACTGTAATTCGCGCTCCCTTTGCAGGAATTATCACGCAGAAATATGCCAATATCGGTGCATTTGTCACACCAACTACCTCTGCTTCTTCAGATGCGTCGGCGACTTCTAGTTCAATTGTGGCTGTTGCTAAAGGTTTAGAAGTATTAGCAAAAATCCCCGAAGCAGATATTGGTAGAGTTAAACCAGGACAAGAAGTGGAAATTGTGGCTGATGCTTATCCTGATCAAGTATTTAAAGGTCGTGTACGCTTGATTGCACCAGAAGCAGTACTAGAACAAGGTGTGACATCTTTTCAGGTGCGGGTAGCTTTAGATACAGGGACAGATAAACTCCGTTCTGGCTTAAATTTAGACTTGACTTTTTTAGGCGATCGCGTCAGCAATACTTTAGTATTACCAACCGTGGCCATTGTCACCGAAAAAGGTAAAACTGGTGTCCTTGTCCCCGATGCTAAAAATCAGCCTCAGTTTCGGGAAGTGACAACAGGAGCGCAAATTCAAGACCAAACTCAAGTTTTATCAGGAGTAGAAGTGGGCGATCGCGTGTTTGTTGACTTACCCAAGGATTATAAAATCAAGAAGGCGCAGGAAGAACAAAACCAATGA
- a CDS encoding TPR repeat-containing protein, whose product MVFWRCLAASSLIICFTSGCDSKAQSSIKNTQQVVQEINVSQLLTEAKTSQKAENLFHQGNKLLDAQQYQEAIVAYDKAIAFKPDSADAWINRGIALTKLQKHTEALASYDQAIAIKADKDEAWYNRGNALASLQSYAAAILAYDRAIAIKPNKQEAWINRGIALTKLQRYQEALASYDQAIAIKPDKPEIYYNRACTYALQNKVELAITNLKAAIRLVPGKYQQLAKTDPDFKKVRSDQRFQKLIQ is encoded by the coding sequence ATGGTCTTTTGGCGCTGCTTGGCTGCCTCTAGCTTGATTATTTGCTTCACTTCTGGCTGCGATAGCAAAGCACAATCATCAATAAAAAACACCCAGCAAGTGGTACAAGAAATTAATGTTTCTCAGTTGCTGACAGAAGCAAAGACGAGTCAAAAGGCAGAAAATTTATTTCATCAAGGCAATAAATTATTAGATGCACAACAATATCAAGAAGCCATAGTAGCTTATGATAAAGCGATCGCCTTTAAACCAGACAGTGCAGATGCTTGGATTAACAGAGGCATAGCTTTGACAAAACTGCAAAAACACACAGAAGCATTAGCGTCTTATGATCAAGCAATCGCTATCAAAGCGGATAAAGATGAAGCTTGGTATAACCGAGGTAATGCTTTAGCATCATTACAAAGTTATGCAGCCGCAATTTTAGCTTATGATCGAGCGATCGCCATTAAACCAAACAAACAAGAAGCCTGGATTAACCGAGGTATCGCCTTAACAAAACTGCAACGTTATCAAGAGGCTTTAGCATCTTATGATCAGGCGATCGCTATTAAGCCAGACAAGCCAGAAATTTATTACAATCGAGCTTGTACTTATGCCTTGCAAAACAAAGTAGAATTAGCAATTACCAACTTAAAAGCTGCCATACGCCTAGTTCCAGGAAAATATCAACAATTAGCGAAAACCGATCCAGACTTTAAAAAAGTGCGTAGTGATCAAAGATTTCAAAAATTAATTCAATAG
- a CDS encoding dTDP-4-dehydrorhamnose reductase produces MKKLLITGASGFLGWHLCQLAKPEWEVYSTYNSHFIEIPGIKILKVNLTDFQELKQLFNDINPAAVIHTAAHSQPNFCQIYPQESHLINVMASCNIAGLCADYSIPCVFTSTDQVFNGLTAPYHEAAPVCPINIYGEQKVMAEMGMLERYPMTAVCRMPLLFGSATPTAQSFIQPFIQTLKEEKELSLFIDEYRTPASAITAAKGLLLALQKVNGIIHLGGKERISRYDFGQLLVEVFKLPPTGIKSCRQNDVKMSAPRPADVSLDSSQAFALGYQPLSIKEELTIIAKYQ; encoded by the coding sequence ATGAAAAAATTACTGATTACTGGAGCCAGTGGTTTTTTAGGATGGCATCTTTGCCAACTAGCAAAACCAGAATGGGAAGTTTATAGTACTTATAACTCACATTTTATAGAAATTCCGGGAATCAAAATACTGAAAGTCAATTTAACAGACTTTCAAGAATTAAAACAACTATTTAACGATATTAATCCAGCCGCAGTTATTCATACAGCCGCCCACTCACAACCAAATTTTTGTCAAATTTATCCTCAAGAATCACACTTAATTAATGTCATGGCATCTTGCAATATAGCTGGACTATGTGCAGATTATTCGATTCCTTGCGTGTTTACATCAACTGATCAAGTTTTCAATGGTTTAACTGCTCCTTATCATGAAGCTGCACCAGTATGCCCCATCAATATTTATGGTGAGCAAAAAGTCATGGCTGAGATGGGTATGTTAGAGCGATATCCTATGACCGCAGTCTGCCGGATGCCTTTATTATTTGGCAGTGCGACACCCACAGCACAGAGCTTTATTCAACCATTTATTCAAACTTTAAAGGAAGAAAAAGAATTAAGTTTATTTATTGATGAATACCGCACACCAGCCAGTGCGATAACAGCAGCTAAAGGATTATTGTTAGCCTTACAAAAAGTGAATGGTATCATTCACCTAGGAGGGAAAGAAAGGATTTCCCGCTATGACTTTGGGCAATTATTGGTGGAAGTATTCAAACTACCACCCACAGGCATAAAAAGCTGTCGCCAAAATGATGTAAAAATGTCAGCACCAAGACCAGCAGATGTTTCTTTAGATAGTTCTCAAGCTTTTGCTTTAGGATATCAACCTTTATCTATCAAAGAAGAATTAACAATAATAGCTAAGTATCAATAG
- a CDS encoding biotin synthase, whose translation MSVGIRYDWQEAEIQKIYDMPLLELIYQAASVHRQYHDPKKIQVCKLISIKTGGCPEDCGYCAQSSRYKTEVKPQALLDKDTVVNIAQTAKQKGVSRVCMGAAWREVRDNSQFETVLEMVKEVTDMGLEVCCTLGMLTADQAKRLETAGLYAYNHNLDTSEDYYSTIITTRTYSDRLNTIENVRQTNVTVCSGGILGLGETAEDRVSMLHTLANLNPHPESVPINILSQVEGTPLENQPNVPIWDIVRMIATARIVMPNSDVRLSAGRARLSQVEQAFCFMAGANSIFSSDDNKMLTVTTPCPDYDADQEMLNLLGLEMRPPVQRANQIASPAAVG comes from the coding sequence ATGTCGGTGGGAATACGCTACGATTGGCAGGAAGCAGAAATTCAGAAGATTTATGATATGCCATTGCTAGAGCTTATTTATCAAGCTGCTAGTGTACATCGCCAATATCATGACCCTAAAAAAATACAGGTTTGTAAACTTATCTCCATTAAAACAGGAGGTTGCCCAGAAGATTGTGGCTACTGCGCTCAATCTTCTCGTTACAAAACAGAAGTGAAACCACAGGCACTTCTAGACAAAGATACAGTAGTGAATATTGCCCAAACAGCTAAACAAAAAGGTGTTAGTCGTGTCTGTATGGGTGCGGCTTGGCGGGAAGTGCGGGATAACTCTCAGTTTGAAACAGTGCTGGAAATGGTCAAAGAAGTGACCGATATGGGTTTAGAAGTCTGCTGCACCCTTGGGATGTTGACAGCCGACCAAGCGAAGCGATTAGAAACAGCCGGATTGTATGCTTACAACCATAACTTAGATACCTCAGAGGACTATTACAGCACAATTATTACCACCAGGACTTATAGCGATCGCCTGAATACAATTGAGAATGTCAGACAAACTAATGTAACTGTCTGCTCTGGCGGTATCTTAGGCTTAGGTGAAACGGCTGAAGACCGTGTATCGATGTTGCACACCCTGGCTAACCTCAATCCTCACCCAGAGTCAGTTCCAATTAATATTCTGTCTCAAGTTGAAGGTACACCGCTGGAAAATCAACCAAATGTCCCTATTTGGGATATTGTGCGGATGATTGCCACTGCACGTATTGTTATGCCAAATTCTGATGTGCGTTTGAGCGCTGGCCGCGCCAGACTTTCTCAAGTTGAGCAAGCTTTCTGCTTTATGGCAGGAGCAAATTCTATCTTTTCTAGTGACGATAACAAAATGCTCACTGTCACCACACCTTGTCCAGATTATGATGCTGACCAGGAAATGTTGAACTTGCTGGGTTTAGAAATGCGTCCGCCTGTGCAAAGAGCAAATCAGATTGCTAGTCCTGCGGCTGTGGGATAA
- the petL gene encoding cytochrome b6f complex subunit PetL — MFAIVAYVGFLGLFTAIAAGLLFGLRAAKIL, encoded by the coding sequence ATGTTTGCAATAGTTGCTTACGTCGGTTTTTTAGGTTTATTCACCGCAATAGCGGCTGGTCTGTTGTTCGGTCTACGTGCTGCTAAAATCCTCTAA
- a CDS encoding 3-dehydroquinate synthase has translation MTSTINVNLPQQSYEIAIAPASLDQLGQSMANLKLGQKVVLVSNPSIFKHYGERAIASLQSAGFNVASYCLPAGERYKTLNSIQKLYDVALENRLERSSTMVALGGGVIGDMTGFAAATWLRGINVVQVPTTLLAMVDSAIGGKTGVNHPNGKNLIGAFHQPRLVLIDPEVLKTLPMREFRAGMAEVIKYGVIWDEELFTQMEASKHLNQLRYMKPELLNEILTRSCQAKADVVGKDEKEGGLRAILNYGHTIGHAIESLTGYRLVNHGEAVAIGMVAAGQIAVNLGMWQQAETDRQNAIIQKAGLPTKLPAGVDIAAIIDALQLDKKVKAGKVRFVLPTQIGVVTVTDQVPADVIQQVLQGMQ, from the coding sequence ATGACTTCTACCATTAACGTTAATTTACCGCAGCAGTCTTACGAGATTGCGATCGCACCTGCCAGCTTAGATCAACTTGGTCAAAGTATGGCCAATCTCAAGTTAGGGCAGAAAGTAGTGTTGGTTTCTAATCCATCTATTTTCAAGCATTATGGCGAAAGAGCGATCGCATCACTCCAATCCGCAGGATTTAACGTGGCTAGTTATTGCTTACCAGCCGGGGAACGCTACAAAACCCTCAATTCCATCCAAAAACTCTATGATGTCGCCTTAGAAAACCGCCTGGAACGTTCCTCGACAATGGTCGCGTTGGGGGGAGGCGTAATTGGTGATATGACAGGTTTTGCCGCTGCAACTTGGCTGCGGGGAATTAACGTTGTCCAAGTACCTACCACCCTGTTAGCAATGGTAGACTCTGCTATTGGCGGCAAAACTGGCGTAAATCATCCCAATGGTAAAAACTTAATTGGCGCATTTCATCAGCCGCGTTTAGTCTTAATTGACCCAGAAGTATTAAAAACTCTACCTATGCGCGAGTTTCGTGCAGGTATGGCAGAAGTTATCAAGTATGGTGTGATTTGGGATGAGGAATTGTTTACCCAGATGGAAGCCAGCAAACATCTCAATCAACTCCGTTATATGAAGCCGGAACTGTTGAATGAAATATTAACTCGTTCTTGCCAAGCCAAAGCCGATGTTGTCGGTAAAGATGAGAAAGAAGGTGGACTACGGGCAATTCTCAATTATGGACACACTATTGGTCATGCGATCGAAAGCTTGACAGGTTATCGATTAGTTAATCATGGCGAAGCAGTTGCGATCGGTATGGTAGCCGCTGGACAAATTGCTGTCAATTTGGGTATGTGGCAACAAGCCGAAACTGACCGACAAAATGCCATCATTCAAAAAGCAGGTTTACCCACAAAATTACCTGCGGGTGTGGATATTGCTGCAATTATTGACGCACTGCAACTAGATAAAAAAGTCAAAGCAGGTAAAGTGCGGTTTGTGTTACCAACCCAAATTGGTGTAGTCACAGTCACCGACCAAGTACCAGCAGATGTCATCCAGCAAGTACTACAAGGAATGCAATAG